In one Methylobacterium sp. SyP6R genomic region, the following are encoded:
- a CDS encoding methyl-accepting chemotaxis protein, whose amino-acid sequence MRLPLRARLFGGFTLLALLAAVMGGFAYRQTDSLDDAFRTKAQLERAARELYTLNGMTDRFLAQSLKYRTTPTPEAATGMQSSLSDVMQLADGLMQRALSEERRALYAGLRDQANRLAADLPKLIALGTEIRENKAGVYTSGDDLTKASGALVTQLRSGGDDDAILAQAVEIERTLLLFRVMNWRFLATTDPKTRTLSAANFTRAEATIATLKALNLTPAQRRDLGTVEEGLHRLNRHITAAASAMLESEALYEQSLKTKAEGLAASGAEVRGKLDAALQDMAGRSSATMASTKQGQVVLLTLILAISAALAFLIGRSITRPIAGMTRAMSRLAAGETDVAVPSRDATDEMGEMARAVEVFRRNAVARIALEADQAAQASARQRRADRVDTLITAFQQRVAGSLEIVTSAASELDATARSMTQVADGTNAQAVASSGAAEETSANVQTVAAAAEEMVASLREIERQVVHSREVAGHAATEAEATNAAMASLGTAATQIGAAVTTISAIASQTNLLALNATIEAARAGAAGRGFAVVAAEVKELAGQTARATEEIGGQITAIQSATDRASTAIRQIGGTIAALNEISGAIAATVVEQTAATAEISRNATQAARGTQDVSASVARVRSLADETGGAAAQVLSAAADLATQSLTVKREVDGFLGEIRAA is encoded by the coding sequence ATGCGACTCCCCCTGCGTGCACGCTTGTTCGGCGGCTTCACGCTCCTGGCGCTCCTGGCAGCCGTGATGGGCGGGTTCGCCTATCGGCAGACCGACAGCCTCGACGACGCGTTCCGGACCAAGGCCCAGCTCGAGCGGGCCGCCCGCGAGCTCTACACGTTGAACGGCATGACCGACCGCTTCCTGGCCCAGAGCCTGAAGTACCGGACGACGCCGACGCCGGAGGCGGCGACCGGGATGCAGTCCAGCCTGTCGGACGTCATGCAGCTCGCCGACGGCCTGATGCAGCGGGCCCTGTCGGAGGAGCGGCGCGCACTCTATGCCGGCCTGCGCGACCAGGCGAACCGTCTCGCCGCGGACCTGCCGAAGCTGATCGCGCTCGGCACAGAGATCCGCGAGAACAAGGCCGGCGTCTACACCTCGGGCGACGACCTGACCAAGGCCTCCGGCGCACTCGTCACCCAGCTGCGGTCCGGCGGCGACGACGACGCGATCCTGGCCCAGGCGGTGGAGATCGAGCGGACGCTGCTGCTGTTCCGGGTCATGAACTGGCGCTTCCTGGCGACCACCGACCCGAAGACCCGCACCCTCTCGGCGGCGAACTTCACCCGGGCCGAGGCGACGATCGCGACGCTGAAGGCGCTGAACCTCACGCCGGCGCAGCGGCGGGACCTCGGCACCGTCGAGGAGGGCCTGCACCGCCTCAATCGCCACATCACGGCGGCCGCCTCGGCGATGCTCGAGAGCGAGGCCCTGTACGAGCAGAGCCTGAAGACCAAGGCGGAGGGGCTCGCCGCCTCGGGCGCGGAGGTGCGCGGCAAGCTCGATGCGGCGCTCCAGGACATGGCCGGCCGCAGCAGCGCCACGATGGCCTCGACGAAGCAGGGGCAGGTCGTTCTCCTGACCCTCATCCTGGCGATCAGCGCCGCCCTGGCCTTCCTGATCGGGCGCAGCATCACCCGTCCGATCGCCGGCATGACCCGGGCGATGAGCCGCCTGGCCGCGGGTGAGACCGACGTCGCGGTCCCGTCGCGGGACGCTACCGACGAGATGGGGGAGATGGCCCGCGCCGTGGAGGTCTTCCGCCGGAACGCGGTCGCGCGCATCGCGCTCGAGGCCGATCAGGCCGCGCAGGCTTCCGCCCGCCAGCGCCGCGCCGACCGGGTCGATACCCTGATCACCGCCTTCCAGCAGCGGGTCGCCGGCTCGCTCGAGATCGTCACCTCGGCCGCTTCCGAACTCGACGCCACCGCCCGCTCGATGACCCAGGTCGCCGACGGCACCAACGCCCAGGCGGTCGCCTCCAGCGGCGCCGCCGAGGAGACCTCGGCCAACGTCCAGACCGTCGCGGCGGCGGCCGAGGAGATGGTGGCCTCTTTGCGCGAGATCGAGCGCCAGGTGGTCCATTCGCGGGAGGTCGCCGGTCACGCCGCGACCGAGGCCGAGGCCACCAACGCCGCCATGGCGAGCCTCGGCACCGCCGCGACCCAGATCGGGGCCGCCGTCACCACGATCTCGGCCATCGCCAGCCAGACCAACCTGCTCGCGCTCAACGCCACGATCGAGGCGGCCCGCGCCGGGGCGGCGGGACGGGGCTTCGCGGTGGTGGCCGCCGAGGTGAAGGAGCTCGCCGGGCAGACGGCGCGGGCGACCGAGGAGATCGGTGGGCAGATCACGGCGATCCAGTCCGCCACCGACCGGGCCAGCACCGCCATCCGGCAGATCGGCGGCACGATCGCGGCGCTCAACGAGATCAGCGGCGCCATCGCCGCCACGGTGGTGGAGCAGACCGCCGCGACGGCGGAGATCTCCCGCAACGCCACGCAAGCCGCCCGCGGCACCCAGGACGTCTCGGCCAGCGTCGCCCGCGTACGCTCGCTGGCGGACGAGACCGGCGGCGCTGCCGCGCAGGTGCTCTCGGCCGCCGCCGACCTGGCGACGCAGTCGTTGACCGTCAAGCGGGAGGTCGACGGCTTCCTGGGCGAGATCCGGGCGGCCTGA
- a CDS encoding HesA/MoeB/ThiF family protein, with the protein MSALSPDEIERYARHIVLREVGGPGQVRLKAARVLVIGAGGLGAPLIQYLAAAGIGTIGIVDDDTVSLSNLQRQVIHGTPDIGRLKVESAAQAVARLNPHVRIETHATRLTPDNAEDLIGTYDLVADGSDNFATRYAVSDACYRARRPLVTAALGQFDGSLTTIRAHETGADGTPNPTYRCLFPSPPPAGSVPTCAEAGVLGALAGLMGSLMALEVIRAVAGFGEPLVGRLLMVDARSLRFETLSYAWDSGNPLSGTDR; encoded by the coding sequence ATGAGCGCACTCAGCCCCGACGAGATCGAACGCTACGCCCGCCACATCGTGCTGCGGGAGGTCGGCGGCCCCGGCCAGGTCCGCCTCAAGGCGGCCCGCGTGCTGGTGATCGGCGCCGGCGGTCTCGGGGCGCCGCTGATCCAGTACCTGGCGGCGGCTGGAATCGGCACGATCGGCATCGTCGACGACGACACGGTCTCGCTCTCGAACCTCCAGCGCCAGGTGATCCACGGCACGCCCGACATCGGACGATTGAAGGTCGAGAGCGCGGCGCAAGCCGTCGCCCGGCTCAACCCGCACGTCCGGATCGAGACCCACGCGACCCGGCTGACGCCGGACAACGCCGAAGACCTGATCGGGACTTATGACCTCGTCGCCGACGGCTCGGACAACTTTGCCACCCGCTACGCCGTCTCGGATGCCTGCTACCGCGCCCGCCGGCCGCTGGTGACCGCGGCGCTCGGCCAGTTCGACGGCTCGCTCACCACGATCCGCGCCCACGAGACCGGGGCGGACGGCACGCCGAACCCGACCTATCGCTGCCTGTTTCCGAGCCCGCCGCCGGCCGGCTCGGTCCCGACCTGCGCCGAGGCCGGCGTGCTCGGGGCGCTCGCCGGCCTGATGGGCTCGCTGATGGCGCTCGAGGTGATCCGCGCCGTCGCGGGCTTCGGCGAGCCGCTGGTCGGCCGCCTGCTGATGGTCGATGCGCGCTCCTTGCGCTTCGAGACGCTGTCCTATGCCTGGGATTCGGGGAACCCGCTGAGCGGGACGGACCGGTAA
- the dapE gene encoding succinyl-diaminopimelate desuccinylase, protein MTDSHSPLSLAQGLIRCPSVTPHEGGALAYLAGILTAAGFAVERPVFSDTGTPDIENLYARIGEGPCLLFAGHTDVVPPGDAVAWRHDPFGAVIEGGELFGRGAVDMKGGIACMLAAVLAFLDRRGPDFGGAIAFLITGDEEGPAVNGTVKLLDWARAKGERFSHCLLGEPTNPDTLGEMIKIGRRGSLTGDLVVHGVQGHVAYPHRAENPIPGLLRLAQGLLAAPLDAGTVHFDASNLEFTTMDVGNPATNVIPAEARATFNIRFNDLWTPETLAAELERRLAAAAGNRVRYSLDLRPTNSVAFLTKPDAFVEQVADAIEAETGHRPVLSTTGGTSDARFIKDACPVIEFGLVGQTMHQIDERVAVADLDRLAAIVGRVLDAYFPEAAATQRQA, encoded by the coding sequence GTGACCGATTCCCATTCCCCCCTCAGCCTGGCCCAGGGGCTGATCCGCTGTCCCTCCGTGACGCCCCACGAGGGCGGGGCGCTCGCCTATCTCGCCGGGATTCTGACGGCGGCCGGCTTCGCGGTGGAGCGTCCGGTCTTCTCGGACACCGGCACGCCGGACATCGAGAACCTGTACGCCCGCATCGGCGAGGGGCCGTGCCTGCTGTTTGCCGGCCATACCGACGTGGTGCCGCCGGGCGATGCCGTGGCCTGGCGCCACGACCCGTTCGGCGCCGTGATCGAGGGCGGGGAGCTGTTCGGCCGCGGCGCCGTCGACATGAAGGGCGGCATCGCCTGCATGCTGGCGGCGGTCCTGGCCTTCCTCGACCGGCGCGGGCCGGATTTCGGCGGCGCCATCGCCTTCCTGATCACCGGCGACGAGGAGGGCCCGGCGGTGAACGGCACCGTCAAGCTCCTCGACTGGGCCCGGGCGAAGGGCGAACGGTTCAGCCATTGCCTGCTCGGCGAGCCCACGAACCCCGATACCCTCGGCGAGATGATCAAGATCGGCCGGCGCGGCTCGCTCACCGGCGACCTCGTCGTGCACGGCGTCCAGGGCCACGTCGCCTATCCGCACCGGGCCGAGAACCCGATCCCCGGCCTGCTGCGCTTGGCGCAGGGGCTGCTCGCCGCGCCGCTCGATGCCGGAACCGTTCATTTCGACGCCTCCAACCTCGAATTCACCACGATGGATGTCGGCAACCCGGCGACCAACGTGATCCCGGCCGAGGCGCGGGCGACCTTCAACATCCGCTTCAACGACCTTTGGACCCCCGAGACCCTGGCCGCCGAGCTGGAACGTCGCCTCGCCGCAGCCGCCGGCAATCGTGTGCGCTACAGCCTCGACCTGCGCCCGACCAATTCCGTCGCCTTCCTGACGAAGCCCGACGCCTTCGTGGAGCAGGTCGCGGATGCGATCGAGGCCGAGACCGGCCACCGGCCGGTCCTTTCGACCACCGGCGGCACCTCGGATGCCCGCTTCATCAAGGATGCCTGCCCGGTGATCGAGTTCGGCCTCGTCGGGCAGACGATGCATCAGATCGACGAGCGGGTGGCGGTGGCGGACCTCGACCGGCTGGCGGCGATCGTCGGCCGGGTGCTGGACGCGTATTTCCCCGAGGCCGCTGCGACGCAGCGTCAGGCTTGA
- a CDS encoding coiled-coil domain-containing protein, which yields MTAVAFDTYAMVRRLKASGLSEDQAEAITGALRDGRESDLASLATKADLRETEVALRTDLREVEVRLKADLRETEAALKADLREGLSALKTDLRETESRLDAKITDLSHKVTDLSHRMDLSSASAQAEMKLLEQRMTVNLGALVAAGIGIMIAAFRYMPPAGH from the coding sequence ATGACCGCCGTCGCCTTCGATACCTATGCCATGGTCCGCCGCCTCAAGGCATCCGGCCTGTCGGAGGATCAGGCCGAAGCGATCACGGGTGCGCTGAGGGACGGGCGCGAGTCGGATCTGGCTTCGCTCGCGACCAAGGCCGATTTGCGGGAGACCGAGGTCGCGCTGCGGACGGACTTGCGGGAGGTCGAGGTCAGGCTGAAGGCAGACTTGCGAGAGACCGAGGCCGCACTGAAGGCAGACTTGCGGGAGGGTCTCTCTGCGCTGAAGACGGATTTGCGGGAAACCGAAAGTCGCCTGGACGCGAAAATCACGGATCTTTCCCACAAGGTCACAGACCTATCCCACCGCATGGATCTCAGCTCGGCGAGTGCCCAGGCCGAGATGAAGCTCCTCGAACAGCGGATGACCGTGAATCTCGGCGCCCTGGTCGCCGCCGGCATCGGCATCATGATCGCGGCTTTCCGCTACATGCCGCCCGCCGGCCATTGA
- the truA gene encoding tRNA pseudouridine(38-40) synthase TruA: MPRYKLVVEYDGTAFAGWQRQAADRSVQQALEEAIARFVGGPVRVHCAGRTDAGVHATHQVVHLDLDKPWRTDTVRDAANAHLRPEPVAVISAVEVGPDFDARHSAIKRHYRYRILNRRSPPALTRGFVWHVPWALDAGPMHEAAQLMLGRHDFSAFRAAECQANSPVRTLDRLDVAREGEEIVVVTAARSFLHHQVRGMVGTLMLAGGGRLTPQGVRDVLDSRDRTRCGPLAPSGGLTLIGVDYPAELA, translated from the coding sequence ATGCCCCGCTACAAGCTCGTCGTCGAGTATGACGGCACCGCCTTCGCCGGCTGGCAGCGCCAGGCCGCCGACCGCTCGGTGCAGCAGGCGCTGGAAGAGGCGATCGCCCGCTTCGTCGGCGGCCCGGTGCGGGTCCACTGCGCCGGGCGCACCGATGCCGGGGTCCACGCGACGCATCAGGTCGTCCATCTCGACCTCGACAAGCCGTGGCGCACCGACACCGTGCGCGATGCCGCCAATGCCCATCTGCGGCCCGAGCCGGTGGCGGTGATCTCGGCCGTCGAGGTGGGCCCGGATTTCGACGCCCGCCACTCGGCGATCAAGCGCCATTACCGCTACCGCATCCTCAACCGCCGCTCCCCGCCTGCGCTGACCCGCGGCTTCGTCTGGCACGTCCCCTGGGCGCTCGATGCCGGGCCGATGCACGAGGCCGCGCAGCTGATGCTCGGCCGGCACGACTTCTCGGCCTTCCGGGCGGCGGAGTGCCAGGCCAACAGCCCGGTCCGCACCCTCGACCGGCTCGACGTGGCGCGGGAGGGCGAGGAGATCGTGGTCGTCACCGCGGCGCGCTCGTTCCTGCACCATCAGGTCCGCGGCATGGTCGGCACCCTGATGCTCGCCGGCGGCGGCCGGCTCACCCCGCAGGGCGTGCGCGACGTGCTCGATTCCCGCGACCGCACCCGATGCGGGCCGCTCGCGCCCTCGGGCGGGCTGACGCTGATCGGGGTGGATTATCCGGCGGAGCTGGCCTGA
- the fmt gene encoding methionyl-tRNA formyltransferase produces MPLKVVFMGTPDFAVPTLAEIVGGGHEVVAVYTRAPAPAGRGMALRPSPVQALAEKFGLPVLTPTSLRTEEAAETFRSHEADVAVVVAYGMILPPAILDAPSLGCLNLHASLLPRWRGAAPIQRAVMAGDTETGVAVMRMEPGLDTGPVGMIERMGITPDMTSGELHDRLMPLGADLMARALGALERGNLQFRAQSAEGVVYAHKITNEEARLDWSQPAQTLHDRVRGLSPFPGAYLMADLGRGTERVKVLRARLAEGSGEPGTLLDTAGTVACGEGCLRLVTVQPAGKGAMAFADFARGRQLVPGARLA; encoded by the coding sequence ATGCCGCTCAAGGTCGTGTTCATGGGCACCCCGGATTTCGCGGTGCCGACCCTGGCCGAGATCGTCGGCGGCGGCCACGAGGTCGTGGCGGTCTATACCCGCGCGCCCGCGCCGGCGGGCCGCGGCATGGCCCTGCGGCCCTCGCCGGTCCAGGCGCTCGCCGAAAAGTTCGGGCTTCCCGTCCTGACCCCGACGAGCTTGCGCACCGAGGAGGCCGCCGAGACCTTCCGGTCTCACGAGGCCGACGTCGCGGTGGTGGTCGCCTACGGGATGATCCTGCCGCCGGCGATCCTCGACGCGCCGTCCCTCGGCTGCCTCAACCTGCATGCCTCGCTGCTGCCGCGCTGGCGCGGCGCCGCGCCGATCCAGCGCGCCGTGATGGCGGGCGACACGGAGACCGGCGTCGCGGTGATGCGGATGGAGCCGGGCCTCGATACCGGCCCGGTCGGCATGATCGAGCGGATGGGGATTACCCCCGACATGACCTCCGGCGAGCTTCACGACCGGCTGATGCCGCTCGGCGCGGACCTGATGGCGCGGGCGCTCGGCGCGCTGGAGCGCGGCAACCTGCAATTCCGGGCGCAGAGCGCGGAGGGCGTCGTCTACGCCCACAAGATCACCAACGAGGAGGCGCGGCTCGACTGGTCGCAACCCGCCCAGACCCTCCACGACCGGGTGCGCGGCCTGTCGCCGTTCCCGGGCGCCTACCTGATGGCCGATCTCGGCCGCGGGACGGAGCGGGTGAAGGTGCTGCGGGCCCGCCTTGCGGAAGGCTCGGGGGAGCCCGGCACGCTGTTGGATACCGCCGGCACGGTCGCCTGCGGCGAGGGCTGTTTACGCCTCGTCACCGTGCAGCCCGCCGGCAAGGGCGCGATGGCGTTCGCGGACTTCGCCCGCGGCCGGCAACTCGTGCCGGGCGCCCGCCTCGCCTGA
- the def gene encoding peptide deformylase, whose product MSIRPLVILPDARLREISVPVGTITGDVRKLAEDMLETMYDAPGVGLAGIQIGEPVRIVTIDTSKEKDERKPLVLLDPEIVWTSQETRPYEEGCLSIPDYYAEVIRPDRVRVRFRTLDGETVEQEADGLLATCLQHEIDHLNGVLFIDHLSKLKRDRVMKKFAKAAKREAA is encoded by the coding sequence ATGAGCATCCGTCCCCTCGTCATCCTGCCGGACGCGCGCCTGCGCGAGATCTCGGTCCCGGTCGGCACGATCACCGGCGACGTGCGGAAGCTCGCGGAGGACATGCTGGAGACGATGTACGACGCCCCCGGCGTCGGTCTCGCCGGCATCCAGATCGGCGAGCCGGTGCGCATCGTCACCATCGACACCTCGAAGGAGAAGGACGAGCGCAAGCCCCTCGTCCTGCTCGATCCCGAGATCGTCTGGACCTCGCAGGAGACCCGTCCCTACGAGGAGGGCTGCCTGTCGATCCCCGATTACTATGCCGAGGTGATCCGGCCCGACCGCGTGCGGGTGCGGTTCCGCACCCTCGACGGCGAGACCGTGGAGCAGGAGGCCGATGGGCTGCTCGCCACCTGCCTCCAGCACGAGATCGATCACCTCAACGGCGTCCTGTTCATCGACCACCTGTCGAAGCTCAAGCGCGACCGGGTGATGAAGAAGTTCGCCAAGGCGGCCAAGCGCGAAGCCGCGTAG
- the recR gene encoding recombination mediator RecR, producing MPQAVAGPEIERLIQLLARMPGLGPRSARRAALQLIKKRETLLAPLADAMKVASDRIVVCHECGNVDTQDPCTICRDQSRDPSMLVVVEDVSDLWALERSGAVTARYHVLGGVLSALDGVRPENLNLSRLVERVSRPEMREVILALNATVDGQTTAHYVTELLTHLSIKVTRLAHGVPVGGELDYLDEGTLSAAIRQRTAF from the coding sequence ATGCCCCAGGCCGTCGCGGGCCCCGAGATCGAGCGGCTGATCCAGCTCCTGGCCCGCATGCCGGGCCTGGGGCCGCGCTCGGCCCGCCGGGCCGCCCTCCAGCTGATCAAGAAGCGCGAGACGCTGCTGGCGCCCCTCGCCGATGCCATGAAGGTCGCTTCCGACCGGATCGTGGTCTGCCACGAATGCGGCAACGTCGACACGCAGGATCCCTGCACGATCTGCCGCGACCAGAGCCGCGACCCCTCGATGCTGGTGGTGGTCGAGGACGTGTCGGACCTGTGGGCGCTGGAGCGCTCGGGCGCCGTGACGGCGCGCTACCACGTGCTCGGCGGCGTGCTCTCGGCGCTGGACGGGGTGCGGCCGGAGAACCTGAACCTGAGCCGCCTGGTCGAGCGGGTGAGCCGGCCTGAGATGCGCGAGGTGATCCTGGCCCTCAACGCCACCGTCGACGGCCAGACCACCGCCCACTACGTCACCGAGCTCCTGACCCACCTGTCGATCAAGGTGACGCGGCTCGCCCACGGCGTGCCGGTCGGCGGCGAGCTCGACTACCTCGACGAGGGAACGCTGTCGGCGGCGATCCGCCAGCGCACCGCGTTCTAG
- a CDS encoding YbaB/EbfC family nucleoid-associated protein → MDIMGLMKQVQTMQQKAADLQTELDGVLVTGASGGGSVSVTMTAKGDVKGLSLDASLLVPDEKEILEDLIVAALNDAKAKAERAAQERMQELTKGLPLPPGMKLPF, encoded by the coding sequence ATGGACATCATGGGACTGATGAAGCAGGTCCAGACCATGCAGCAGAAGGCGGCCGACCTTCAGACCGAACTCGACGGCGTGCTGGTCACGGGCGCCTCCGGCGGCGGCTCGGTCTCGGTGACGATGACCGCGAAGGGCGACGTGAAGGGGCTCAGCCTCGACGCGTCGCTGCTGGTGCCGGACGAGAAGGAGATCCTCGAGGACCTGATCGTCGCGGCACTCAACGACGCCAAGGCCAAGGCCGAGCGGGCCGCCCAGGAGCGGATGCAGGAACTGACCAAGGGCCTGCCGCTGCCGCCGGGCATGAAGCTGCCGTTCTAG
- a CDS encoding DNA polymerase III subunit gamma/tau, giving the protein MDETSGTPSIDEPGLPGFGAVPNQQPSRQPAPAYRVLARKYRPKDFDDLIGQGAMVRTLANAFEAGRIPQAWMLTGVRGVGKTTTARILARGLNYALPDDPNAGPTIRLPALGLHCAAIMESRHIDVLEMDAASHTGIDDVRQIIDGIRYSPVSARYKVYIVDEVHMLSEKAFNAFLKTLEEPPPHAKFVFATTEIRKVPVTILSRCQRFDLRRVEAGALIAHLQKICDAEGVSAEAEALAAIARAAEGSVRDSLSLLDQAIAHGAGHVTAETVRDMLGLADRARVVDLFEAAMRGDVPATFSELRAQHESGADPAVVLSDLAEFTHLVTRLKLAPDSARSDTSLSEVERVRGGDFADRLSVRALSRAWQILLKAIPEVQAATRPLAAAEMALVRLIYAADLPTPDEALRQVREGGSLALPARAPNAAPSGASAVASPPARAAAPAVQAAPAPVTAMRAVSGAAPALRDLPEAHAEMPPAAAQARGPAPSPAMPRPTLVPSAPAPQPAPQAAAASKPETGPRLRRFEDVVALADERRDIGLKMALERDAHLVRFEDGRIELRLAEGGRATLATDLANALHAWTGRRWVVALSQETGEATLDAQAKAAVKSRHQGAASHPLVQAVLKNFPGAQIVDVRDKAPDPPDPGDAAPSDSDDPDL; this is encoded by the coding sequence ATGGACGAGACCTCCGGCACGCCCTCGATCGACGAGCCGGGTCTCCCCGGGTTCGGTGCGGTCCCGAACCAGCAGCCCAGCCGGCAGCCGGCCCCCGCCTACCGGGTCCTGGCGCGCAAGTACCGCCCGAAGGATTTCGACGACCTGATCGGCCAGGGCGCCATGGTGCGGACCCTGGCGAACGCCTTCGAGGCCGGCCGCATCCCGCAGGCCTGGATGCTGACCGGCGTGCGCGGCGTCGGCAAGACTACCACCGCCCGCATCCTCGCCCGCGGCCTCAACTACGCGCTCCCCGACGATCCGAATGCCGGGCCGACGATCCGGCTGCCCGCGCTCGGCCTGCACTGCGCCGCCATCATGGAATCCCGGCACATCGACGTGCTGGAGATGGATGCCGCCTCGCATACCGGCATCGACGACGTCCGCCAGATCATCGACGGCATCCGGTACTCGCCGGTCTCGGCGCGCTACAAGGTCTACATCGTCGACGAGGTCCACATGCTGTCCGAGAAGGCGTTCAACGCCTTCCTGAAGACGCTGGAGGAACCGCCACCGCACGCGAAGTTCGTCTTCGCCACCACCGAGATCCGCAAGGTTCCGGTCACCATCCTGTCGCGCTGCCAGCGATTCGACCTGCGCCGGGTCGAGGCAGGCGCCCTCATCGCCCATCTCCAGAAGATCTGCGACGCGGAGGGCGTCTCGGCCGAGGCCGAGGCGCTCGCCGCCATCGCGCGCGCCGCCGAGGGCTCGGTGCGCGATTCGCTGTCGCTCCTCGACCAGGCGATCGCCCACGGCGCCGGCCACGTCACCGCCGAGACGGTGCGCGACATGCTTGGCCTCGCCGACCGCGCCCGGGTCGTCGACCTGTTCGAGGCGGCGATGCGCGGCGACGTGCCGGCCACCTTTTCGGAGCTGCGGGCGCAGCACGAATCCGGCGCCGATCCGGCGGTGGTGCTCTCGGATCTCGCCGAGTTCACCCATCTCGTCACGCGGCTGAAGCTCGCGCCCGATTCGGCCCGCAGCGACACCTCCCTCAGCGAGGTCGAGCGGGTGCGCGGCGGAGATTTCGCCGACCGGCTGTCGGTGCGGGCCCTGTCCCGCGCCTGGCAGATCCTGCTCAAGGCGATCCCCGAGGTCCAGGCCGCGACCCGGCCGCTGGCGGCAGCCGAGATGGCGCTCGTCCGCCTGATCTACGCCGCCGACCTGCCGACGCCGGACGAGGCCCTGCGCCAGGTTCGCGAGGGCGGCAGCCTCGCCCTGCCGGCCCGGGCGCCGAACGCCGCCCCGTCCGGCGCCTCCGCGGTGGCGAGCCCGCCCGCCCGGGCGGCGGCTCCCGCGGTGCAGGCGGCGCCTGCACCGGTCACCGCGATGCGGGCCGTGAGCGGCGCAGCGCCGGCCCTGCGCGACCTGCCGGAGGCGCATGCTGAGATGCCGCCCGCCGCCGCCCAGGCCCGTGGACCGGCCCCTTCCCCGGCGATGCCGCGCCCGACCCTGGTGCCGTCGGCGCCGGCTCCCCAGCCTGCCCCGCAGGCCGCCGCAGCGTCGAAGCCCGAGACCGGCCCGCGCCTGCGCCGGTTCGAGGACGTGGTGGCGCTCGCCGACGAGCGCCGCGACATCGGCCTCAAGATGGCGCTGGAACGCGATGCCCACCTCGTCCGGTTCGAGGACGGCCGGATCGAACTCCGCCTCGCCGAGGGCGGGCGGGCGACGCTCGCCACCGACCTCGCCAACGCGCTCCATGCCTGGACCGGCCGACGCTGGGTGGTGGCCCTGTCGCAGGAGACCGGCGAGGCGACGCTCGACGCCCAGGCCAAGGCCGCGGTCAAGAGCCGCCACCAGGGCGCGGCGAGCCATCCGCTGGTGCAGGCGGTCCTGAAGAATTTTCCGGGCGCCCAGATCGTCGACGTGCGCGACAAGGCGCCCGATCCGCCCGATCCCGGCGACGCGGCACCCTCGGATTCCGACGATCCGGATCTATAG
- a CDS encoding alpha/beta fold hydrolase produces MRLPLLALLLLSTTAAVAAPSYGPELEGFDYPYPVRRHAFASQGQELSMAYMDITPERPNGRTVVLLHGKNFCAATWGDTASVLARAGYRVLALDQVGFCKSTKPAGYQFSFSQLATNTHELLAALGIERATIVGHSMGGMLAARYALMFPDAVDRLVMVDPLGLEDWQAKGVPYQTIDAAYAAERKTGAAGIKAYQLKFYYDGQWKPAYDRWVDMQAGLYAGPGAERVAWNQAQTSDMVFTQPVVHEFDRLRVPTVLMVGTKDRTAPGANRAAPALAETLGRYDKLGPEVAARIEGARLVTFEGLGHAPQVEAPDRFHEALLRELAAR; encoded by the coding sequence ATGCGTCTGCCGCTCCTCGCCCTCCTGCTCCTCTCCACGACCGCCGCCGTGGCCGCCCCCTCCTACGGGCCGGAGCTCGAAGGGTTCGACTATCCCTACCCGGTCAGGCGCCACGCCTTCGCGTCGCAGGGCCAGGAGCTGTCGATGGCCTACATGGACATCACGCCGGAGCGTCCGAACGGCCGCACCGTGGTGCTGCTCCACGGCAAGAACTTCTGCGCCGCGACCTGGGGCGACACCGCCTCCGTGCTGGCGCGGGCCGGCTACCGGGTGCTCGCCCTCGACCAGGTCGGATTCTGCAAGTCGACGAAGCCCGCCGGCTACCAGTTCAGTTTCAGCCAACTCGCCACCAACACGCACGAACTCCTCGCGGCTTTGGGCATCGAGCGGGCGACCATCGTCGGGCATTCGATGGGCGGCATGCTGGCGGCCCGCTACGCCCTGATGTTCCCGGACGCGGTCGATCGACTGGTGATGGTCGATCCCCTCGGGCTCGAGGACTGGCAGGCCAAGGGCGTGCCCTACCAGACGATCGACGCGGCCTATGCCGCCGAGCGCAAGACCGGTGCGGCCGGCATCAAGGCCTACCAGCTCAAGTTCTACTACGATGGCCAGTGGAAGCCGGCCTACGACCGCTGGGTCGACATGCAGGCCGGCCTCTATGCCGGTCCCGGCGCCGAGCGCGTGGCCTGGAACCAGGCCCAGACCTCGGACATGGTGTTCACCCAGCCGGTGGTGCACGAGTTCGACCGGCTGCGCGTGCCGACCGTGCTGATGGTCGGGACCAAGGACCGCACCGCCCCGGGCGCCAACCGCGCCGCGCCGGCCCTGGCCGAGACGCTCGGGCGCTACGATAAGCTCGGGCCGGAGGTCGCGGCGCGGATCGAGGGGGCGCGGCTGGTGACGTTCGAGGGCCTGGGCCACGCGCCGCAGGTCGAGGCGCCGGACCGGTTCCATGAGGCGCTGCTGCGGGAATTGGCTGCGCGGTGA